Proteins encoded in a region of the Fibrobacter sp. UWH6 genome:
- a CDS encoding ATP-binding cassette domain-containing protein — MPILSAQNILLRLGGTAPLLDNVSFDVEPGDRICLVGRNGEGKSTLLKVLTGEMEYNSGDIVKKTGLRVSRMIQEIPAHIDGTVRDIVMGKVAAGSSAGWTGVKDGSNEDGHHDSAAEAILGKTGIDADLPYDSLSGGQKRRVLFARAVAEDPDLLLLDEPTNHLDIPAIQWLEGIVTRLNCAVMFVSHDRAFVRRVATRIFELDRGRVRSWNFPYDKFVQFRDQALAEEEKANALFDKRLAEEEVWIRKGIQARRTRNEGRVRALIKMRQERAERRVRTGNVNMQITEAERSGRMVARLTDISYAYADETTGGVSLPLIKNFSTEVSRGDRIGIVGPNGSGKTTLLKLILGELQPDQGEVRLGSNLEIAYFDQMRTRLREDKSLIENIGDGQAYITLNGVKRHVLSYLQDFLFSADRARGPISALSGGERNRLLLACLFSHPSNVLVLDEPTNDLDMETLDLLAELLAEYKGTVLTVSHDRAFLDSVATGILAIEEDGNIFEAVGGYSDYEANKKIRDKEAAAAARVAAEKEASRSSAASNANGGEGVSSAPAKKKKRSYNEEREYNSLPEKIEKLEAEIAERQEELCKPEVCTNASRIVELQKEITERESALEKAYERYEELDALG, encoded by the coding sequence ATGCCTATCTTATCAGCACAGAACATTCTTTTGCGTCTTGGCGGAACCGCTCCGCTGTTGGATAACGTTTCCTTTGATGTTGAACCTGGCGACCGCATTTGCTTGGTGGGCCGCAATGGCGAAGGAAAGTCTACGCTTCTGAAGGTTCTCACTGGCGAGATGGAGTATAACTCCGGCGATATCGTGAAGAAGACTGGCCTTCGGGTCAGCCGCATGATCCAGGAAATTCCCGCCCACATTGACGGCACTGTCCGCGACATTGTGATGGGGAAGGTTGCGGCAGGCAGTTCCGCCGGCTGGACGGGCGTAAAGGATGGTTCCAACGAAGATGGACATCACGATTCTGCAGCAGAGGCGATTCTTGGAAAGACGGGCATCGATGCGGACCTGCCTTACGATAGCTTGAGCGGTGGTCAGAAGCGACGTGTGCTTTTTGCCCGCGCCGTGGCCGAGGATCCGGATTTGCTTTTGCTGGATGAACCTACCAATCATCTGGACATTCCCGCCATCCAGTGGCTGGAAGGAATCGTGACCCGCCTGAACTGTGCCGTAATGTTTGTTAGCCATGACCGAGCTTTTGTCCGCCGCGTGGCTACCCGAATTTTTGAACTGGACCGCGGTCGCGTCCGCAGCTGGAATTTCCCCTACGACAAGTTCGTGCAGTTCCGCGATCAGGCCCTGGCCGAAGAAGAAAAGGCCAACGCCCTTTTCGACAAGCGCCTTGCCGAAGAAGAAGTCTGGATCCGCAAGGGCATCCAGGCCCGCCGTACCCGTAACGAGGGCCGCGTCCGCGCCTTGATCAAGATGCGTCAGGAACGTGCCGAACGCCGCGTGCGCACGGGTAACGTGAATATGCAGATTACGGAAGCGGAACGTTCCGGCCGTATGGTGGCCCGCCTCACCGACATCAGTTATGCCTATGCTGACGAAACGACGGGCGGCGTCTCGCTGCCTCTCATCAAGAATTTTTCTACCGAAGTTTCCCGCGGTGACCGCATCGGCATTGTAGGCCCCAACGGTTCCGGAAAGACGACTTTGCTGAAGTTGATTCTTGGGGAACTGCAGCCGGACCAGGGCGAAGTTCGCCTGGGCAGCAATCTTGAAATCGCCTACTTCGACCAGATGCGTACCCGCCTCCGCGAAGACAAGAGTCTTATCGAAAACATTGGCGATGGTCAGGCCTACATTACCTTGAACGGCGTCAAGCGCCATGTGCTCAGCTACCTGCAGGACTTCCTCTTTAGCGCGGATCGTGCCCGCGGTCCCATTAGCGCCTTGAGCGGTGGTGAACGTAATCGCCTGCTTTTGGCCTGCCTCTTTAGCCACCCCAGCAATGTGCTGGTTCTTGACGAACCTACCAACGACCTGGATATGGAAACCTTGGACTTGCTGGCGGAACTTCTGGCGGAGTACAAGGGAACTGTCCTTACCGTGAGCCATGACCGAGCCTTCTTGGATTCCGTGGCCACAGGCATTTTGGCCATCGAAGAAGACGGAAACATTTTCGAGGCCGTGGGCGGTTACAGCGATTACGAAGCTAACAAGAAAATCCGTGATAAGGAAGCCGCAGCGGCTGCCCGCGTCGCCGCCGAGAAGGAAGCTTCTCGCAGCTCCGCAGCCAGTAACGCAAACGGTGGGGAAGGCGTGAGCTCCGCTCCCGCCAAGAAGAAAAAGCGCAGCTATAACGAGGAACGCGAATACAATTCCCTTCCCGAAAAGATCGAGAAGCTGGAAGCCGAAATCGCGGAACGCCAGGAAGAACTTTGCAAGCCCGAAGTCTGTACCAACGCCTCCCGCATCGTGGAACTGCAGAAGGAAATCACGGAACGGGAATCGGCCCTGGAAAAAGCCTACGAACGCTATGAGGAACTGGACGCGCTGGGATAG